From Skermanella sp. TT6, a single genomic window includes:
- a CDS encoding glycosyltransferase family 4 protein → MKHLRAIHQFHGGSAYGDGVTNGMLFTRRLLRSLGLESEIYVVHVAPELAGEIRSIDEYRDGPDQLLIVQYSMGHDHHRWVEQVSSPKILAYHNITPAGFFSPDNPFHRYSNLGRRQIADWAAGQFAGAVAMSTYSADELVALGYGPVATIPLLVDLERLRQAPWDRGTAERLAGPANILFVGRICENKCQHELVEVVAELTGRLSRPVRLLLVGGESSAGYGAHLRRLIAERGLDGSVVLTGKIPEDQLYAHYRAADLFLCLSEHEGFGMPLVEATAFDVPVLAYAGSCIAETLGSGGILFDEKSPDRIAAAARLLLEEPPLRRRVLQGQRDALARYRPERLIASFISFLNGIGFAVPETVPEPAAFREPVSWRIEGPFDSSYSLAIVNREVALGLRRGGPGSGGEDVALCAMDGPGRYPADQAFLAANPEAAAMWERGLEEGPADVVMRNMYPPRVDDMKGVVRGLLCYGWEESGFPAEWVDGFNRTLDVVTVLSSYTGKVLEDNGVTAPVHVAGTGIDHVLSVPPSDERIPELQGASGFGFLHISSCFPRKGADVLLEAWGRAFDRRDPVYLVVKTFPNPHNEIERQLADLKARHPDHAPVFLINRDLPAGTLATLYRLCDAFVSPTRGEGFGMPMAEAMLYGMPVVVTAYGGQADFCTDETAWLVDYRFAYARTHFNLPHSVWAEPCVDDLARAMRAVRSAPPEERRRRTRAAAALIRRTYGAEAVAARVRHAVGSLAGQPVPTPVPRVAWVSTWNARCGIASYSMALAAGIPPGRLTVLANRNARCIDPDGPEVVRCWDAGWSDPLDELHDRIIADGADSVVLQFNFGLFQLAAFARLIDRLVDQGRQVHVFLHATADVRKPDLFISLSAAVESLRRARRLFVHGVHDLNCLKGFGLVDNVALFPMGQQGTPDLDSARLRREYGLADRRVIASFGFLLPHKGLRELLQAFSLMRGADPDLHLLMANALYPAQESADECAALRRTIDELGLGDSVTLLTDYLEENVAIGLLTLADAVVYPYQHTQESASAAVRMGLASGRPVAVTPLAIFDDVSPVTIRLPGTSPEDMARGLAGLLEGGPEIDALLARQRDWLVSCGWERVSGRLWNIIRAQRPQNSEETLGIKAYVAREPQLA, encoded by the coding sequence ATGAAGCATCTGCGCGCGATCCACCAGTTCCATGGCGGTTCCGCCTATGGTGACGGCGTGACCAACGGCATGCTGTTCACCCGCCGGCTGCTGCGATCCCTCGGCCTCGAGTCCGAGATCTACGTCGTCCACGTGGCGCCCGAACTCGCGGGCGAGATCCGCTCGATCGACGAGTACCGGGACGGCCCGGACCAGCTGCTCATCGTCCAGTATTCCATGGGCCACGATCATCATCGCTGGGTCGAGCAGGTCTCCAGCCCGAAGATCCTGGCGTACCACAATATCACTCCGGCCGGGTTCTTCTCCCCCGACAACCCGTTCCACCGCTATTCGAACCTGGGGCGCCGGCAGATCGCGGACTGGGCGGCCGGGCAGTTCGCCGGGGCCGTCGCCATGTCCACCTACAGCGCGGACGAGCTGGTGGCGCTCGGCTACGGTCCCGTCGCCACGATCCCGCTGCTGGTGGACCTGGAGCGGCTGCGCCAGGCTCCCTGGGACCGCGGCACGGCCGAGCGGCTGGCCGGGCCGGCCAACATCCTGTTCGTCGGCCGAATCTGCGAGAACAAGTGCCAGCACGAGCTGGTCGAGGTGGTGGCCGAACTGACCGGCCGCCTGTCCCGGCCGGTGCGGCTGCTGCTGGTCGGCGGCGAATCCTCGGCCGGCTACGGCGCCCATCTCCGCCGCCTGATCGCCGAGCGGGGCTTGGACGGGTCGGTCGTGCTGACCGGCAAGATCCCGGAGGACCAGCTCTACGCCCATTACCGGGCGGCCGACCTGTTCCTGTGCCTGAGCGAGCACGAAGGGTTCGGCATGCCCCTGGTCGAGGCGACCGCCTTCGACGTGCCCGTCCTGGCCTATGCCGGGTCCTGCATCGCCGAGACGCTGGGCTCCGGCGGGATCCTGTTCGACGAGAAGTCCCCGGACCGGATCGCCGCCGCGGCGCGCCTGCTGCTGGAGGAGCCGCCGCTCCGCCGCCGGGTGCTCCAGGGCCAGCGCGACGCCCTTGCGCGCTATCGGCCGGAGAGGCTGATCGCGTCCTTCATCTCCTTCCTGAACGGGATCGGCTTCGCCGTTCCCGAAACCGTGCCGGAGCCGGCGGCGTTCCGCGAGCCGGTCTCCTGGCGGATCGAGGGTCCGTTCGACAGCTCCTACAGTCTCGCCATCGTGAACCGGGAAGTCGCCCTGGGCCTGCGCCGCGGCGGCCCCGGGTCCGGTGGGGAGGACGTCGCCCTGTGCGCCATGGACGGTCCCGGCCGATACCCCGCCGACCAGGCTTTCCTGGCCGCCAATCCCGAGGCCGCCGCGATGTGGGAGCGCGGCCTTGAGGAAGGGCCGGCCGACGTGGTGATGCGCAACATGTACCCGCCCAGGGTGGACGACATGAAGGGAGTCGTCCGGGGCCTGCTGTGCTATGGCTGGGAGGAGTCCGGCTTTCCCGCCGAGTGGGTGGACGGCTTCAACCGCACCCTCGACGTGGTCACCGTGCTCAGCAGCTATACCGGCAAGGTGCTGGAGGACAACGGGGTCACGGCCCCGGTCCATGTCGCCGGCACCGGCATCGACCACGTCCTGTCGGTCCCGCCGTCCGACGAGCGCATCCCGGAGCTGCAGGGGGCCTCCGGCTTCGGTTTCCTGCACATCTCGTCGTGTTTCCCCCGCAAGGGCGCCGACGTGCTGCTGGAGGCGTGGGGCAGGGCGTTCGACCGCCGCGACCCGGTCTATCTCGTGGTCAAGACCTTCCCCAATCCCCATAACGAGATCGAGCGGCAGCTCGCCGACCTCAAGGCGCGCCATCCCGACCATGCCCCCGTCTTCCTGATCAACCGGGACCTGCCGGCCGGGACCCTGGCGACGCTCTACCGGCTGTGCGACGCCTTCGTCTCGCCCACCCGGGGCGAGGGTTTCGGCATGCCCATGGCGGAAGCCATGCTGTACGGCATGCCGGTCGTCGTCACCGCCTATGGCGGGCAGGCCGATTTCTGCACCGACGAGACGGCCTGGCTGGTCGACTACCGCTTCGCCTATGCCCGGACCCATTTCAACCTGCCCCATTCGGTCTGGGCCGAACCCTGCGTGGACGATCTTGCCCGGGCGATGCGCGCGGTCCGCTCGGCCCCGCCGGAGGAGCGCCGCCGCCGCACGCGCGCCGCCGCGGCCCTGATCCGCCGGACCTACGGCGCCGAGGCCGTCGCGGCGCGCGTGCGGCATGCCGTCGGCTCGCTCGCCGGCCAGCCGGTGCCGACCCCCGTGCCGCGCGTCGCCTGGGTTTCCACCTGGAACGCCCGGTGCGGCATCGCCAGCTACTCCATGGCCCTGGCGGCCGGCATTCCGCCCGGCCGCCTGACGGTGCTGGCCAACCGCAACGCCCGGTGCATCGACCCGGACGGCCCGGAGGTCGTCCGCTGCTGGGACGCGGGGTGGAGCGATCCGCTCGACGAGCTGCACGACCGGATCATCGCCGACGGCGCCGATTCGGTCGTGCTTCAGTTCAATTTCGGCCTGTTCCAGCTCGCGGCCTTCGCGCGCCTGATCGACCGGCTGGTCGACCAGGGGCGGCAGGTCCATGTCTTCCTGCACGCGACCGCCGACGTGCGGAAGCCAGACCTGTTCATCTCGCTCTCCGCCGCCGTCGAGTCGCTGCGCCGGGCGCGGCGGCTGTTCGTCCACGGCGTCCACGACCTCAACTGCCTCAAGGGATTCGGGCTGGTGGACAATGTCGCGCTGTTCCCCATGGGACAGCAGGGCACGCCGGACCTCGACAGCGCCCGGCTGCGGCGCGAATACGGCCTGGCGGACCGGCGCGTGATCGCCAGCTTCGGGTTCCTGCTGCCCCACAAGGGCCTGCGGGAACTGCTCCAGGCCTTCTCCCTGATGCGCGGGGCGGACCCGGACCTTCACCTGCTGATGGCCAACGCGCTCTATCCTGCGCAGGAGTCGGCGGACGAGTGCGCGGCGCTGCGGCGGACCATCGACGAACTGGGTCTCGGCGACTCCGTCACCCTGCTGACCGACTATCTCGAGGAAAACGTCGCCATCGGCCTGCTGACCCTGGCCGATGCCGTCGTCTACCCGTACCAGCACACCCAGGAATCGGCGAGCGCCGCCGTCCGCATGGGGCTGGCCAGCGGACGCCCGGTCGCGGTCACGCCCCTGGCGATCTTCGACGACGTCTCCCCCGTGACGATCCGGCTGCCGGGAACCTCGCCCGAGGACATGGCGCGCGGGCTGGCCGGGCTGCTGGAGGGCGGACCGGAGATCGACGCTCTGCTGGCCCGGCAGCGGGACTGGCTTGTTTCCTGCGGCTGGGAGCGCGTTTCCGGCCGGCTCTGGAACATCATCCGCGCCCAGCGCCCCCAAAATTCAGAGGAAACGCTCGGCATAAAGGCCTATGTGGCGCGCGAGCCACAATTAGCGTAA
- a CDS encoding class I SAM-dependent methyltransferase, giving the protein MLQTNNFRVDTAQLTSRIQAELQVPRRASAPAPAPAVPAPTVPVQAPALSTLPDAVAATVAPAPASFPSEGRTFRHRLRDVPLVGSLLAWAWGLARLADTRSAAHTALTRASDAWNFAAAQEPWVRAREAQFRGQVDAGLQGCLGQIHGVRAEIQQLRTDSERDVAVMRVEMRGPFQEIAALRSEIEQARASLAEHRQAEQRLQAELEQLRAELRGHREVTEAALGDHRESTEAALGDHRKAAEEALGEHRRALEAHVQAALSGEAAARQAAEQESRHRLAALRQEILFQQRRLSASLEVRGAASGHQDPGAGPSVPPREGAVDDRLNAFYAQFEDAFRGSREDIKARVSVHADRIVLAGAGTPERPVLDIGCGRGEWLEVLREHGLAAYGIDTNDVTVSACRARGLDARRAEALAHIRSLADGSIGGVTAFHVAEHLPLDVLADLLDETLRVLEPGGVLLLETPNPENLLVGGMTFYNDPTHRNPLPPAVLQFLVRQRGFVDAEIVRLHPFPDDHLLPQDDVIGQRLNHLLYGPQDYAVVARKV; this is encoded by the coding sequence ATGCTGCAGACGAATAACTTCCGCGTAGATACTGCGCAGTTGACTTCCCGTATCCAGGCGGAACTCCAGGTCCCCCGAAGGGCCAGCGCTCCCGCTCCGGCCCCCGCCGTACCGGCCCCCACCGTACCGGTCCAAGCCCCCGCGCTGTCGACGCTCCCCGACGCGGTCGCCGCGACGGTCGCTCCTGCTCCGGCATCTTTCCCGTCGGAGGGCCGGACGTTCCGGCACCGGCTGCGCGATGTTCCCTTGGTCGGTTCGCTGCTGGCCTGGGCGTGGGGACTGGCCCGGCTTGCCGACACGCGCTCCGCGGCCCATACCGCGCTGACCCGCGCCAGCGACGCCTGGAACTTCGCCGCCGCGCAGGAGCCTTGGGTGAGAGCCCGGGAGGCGCAGTTCCGCGGCCAGGTCGATGCCGGGCTCCAGGGATGCCTCGGCCAGATCCACGGCGTCCGCGCGGAAATCCAGCAGCTCCGAACCGATTCCGAGCGGGACGTCGCCGTGATGCGGGTGGAGATGCGCGGTCCCTTCCAGGAGATTGCGGCCCTCCGGTCGGAGATCGAGCAGGCCAGGGCCTCCCTTGCCGAACACCGGCAGGCGGAACAGCGCCTCCAGGCCGAACTGGAGCAGCTTCGGGCCGAGCTCCGGGGTCATCGGGAAGTCACCGAAGCCGCCTTGGGCGATCACCGGGAATCCACCGAAGCCGCCCTGGGCGATCACAGGAAAGCCGCCGAAGAGGCTTTGGGCGAGCACCGGCGGGCGCTGGAAGCGCATGTCCAGGCGGCATTGTCCGGCGAGGCGGCGGCGCGTCAGGCCGCCGAGCAGGAGTCCCGGCACCGGCTGGCGGCGCTCCGCCAGGAGATCCTGTTCCAGCAGCGTCGCCTGTCCGCCAGCCTGGAGGTCCGGGGCGCCGCCTCCGGCCACCAGGACCCCGGCGCCGGGCCGTCCGTGCCGCCCAGGGAAGGGGCGGTGGACGACCGGCTCAACGCCTTCTACGCCCAGTTCGAGGATGCTTTCCGGGGAAGCCGGGAGGATATCAAGGCGCGGGTATCGGTCCATGCCGACCGCATCGTCCTGGCCGGCGCCGGCACGCCGGAGCGGCCCGTGCTGGATATCGGCTGCGGCCGGGGCGAGTGGCTGGAGGTTCTCAGGGAGCATGGCCTCGCGGCCTACGGCATCGACACCAACGACGTCACGGTCTCCGCCTGCCGCGCCCGTGGACTGGATGCCCGGCGGGCCGAAGCCCTCGCCCATATCCGGTCGCTGGCGGACGGCAGCATCGGCGGCGTGACCGCCTTCCACGTGGCGGAGCACCTGCCGCTCGACGTGCTGGCGGATCTGCTGGACGAGACCCTGCGGGTGCTGGAGCCGGGCGGCGTGCTGCTGCTCGAGACGCCCAATCCCGAGAACCTGCTGGTCGGCGGCATGACCTTCTACAACGACCCGACCCACCGCAATCCGCTGCCGCCCGCCGTGCTCCAGTTCCTGGTCCGGCAGAGGGGCTTCGTCGATGCGGAAATCGTTCGCCTGCACCCGTTCCCCGACGACCATCTGCTGCCGCAGGACGACGTGATCGGGCAGCGCCTCAACCACCTTCTCTACGGCCCGCAGGACTACGCGGTCGTGGCGCGCAAGGTCTGA